A segment of the Bactrocera neohumeralis isolate Rockhampton chromosome 3, APGP_CSIRO_Bneo_wtdbg2-racon-allhic-juicebox.fasta_v2, whole genome shotgun sequence genome:
AAAAAATACACTGTTCAGTGTGCTCTATGGACAAAGTGAAATATTGGTTCATGTTCCTTCAATAAAAGAGCCCGCCATAATGTTTCAGTCCATGGAGAAGACTATAGAGCCAAGATTAAAGACTTAATCGTGCCTGAATTGGAGAAAGTTGATTGATGTGAACGACCATTGGTTGCATGTCTTTGTCTCAATATgattaatttactaatttttttagtaaaattgacTCTAGAGCAGATATTTTGGATTCCCAGCAAGATAGCCTTGGCGGTGTCTACATATTAAGTAGACTATtcacattttttgtaatatatttatagtatcgaatactttctatatatgtagatatatttcgGTTTCGCTCGAACTTCGCGCTGGCTTACATCATTTTAAGTTGGATATGGAATTAGTGGTGTAATTCAATTAATGCTTGcgataaaattgtatatgtaatactcatacacatattaatatgacacaataaaaatataatttcaacaaatCGCATTATGGAATTCAGAAACGATTACATATTTGCGATTTTAGGTTTCATTCAAATTCAAAGCATTACTTCAATCAATCGTTTTGCTTTAATTCAATCCAGTTCACTTTGGGAATTTGAGCTGAATTATTGTTGGACGGAGCAAAAATAGAAGAAGGAGCTTCAGAGCAGGATGCTTTTAAAGATGCTTATTTCGTTAAGTGTTCTTTTAACCGTTATAGATTTGACTACCAGTCAGTGGTGCACCAAATTACGAAGAGATAAAGTATATTATAATGAACCTAGAGAGTACATTCAAACTTATTTAACTTCGAATTGGTTAGGACTCACTGTGCAAAGAACCAGATATGCACAGACTTGGGATTACAAAgtaagtaaatatacatatgtgtacgtgAAATGATCAGTTAAGTAAAATCAGTAATATTTCATCAAATGTAAATTAGAAATGAGTGAAAGACCACTTTATAACTCATAAAACAACTTGTGACGCTACAGACACAGTTTATTAGGAGGTTTTTGATGTGAGCCTTGAGCATTGTTGTCCTGTGGCATTCAGGCGACTCAGTAAGTAGTATGATACTGCGGGGCCTCCCACGTCGGTACACGAtcgaaaaatgctaaaaaaatccACATAACACAATACTTTTGCGAGGGAGGTCATAGAGTCTGTTCAAAGCAGACTAACGGCTAGAAAGCcgttaaatattgtatatatatagtatgttatatatatatatatatactatatattcgtatatatgGTTTTTCATGTTTATTTTACTCATCATTGATTTTAAGATACTTTCCACATATaaactatttaataattaataatttcttatacttttagtataaatatgtaacaagAACTGAAAGGTATTGCTGTGCTGGTTACGTTATGAGGAACAACCAATGCGTGTCCGCTTGCGTGCCTAACTGCCCTGCCAACAGTCGATGCACCGATGTCAACAAATGCACTTGCGATTATGGTTACACTTCCACCACGTCTATTCCTAGAGACATTGTCTGCGAGCCGAAGTGCACTGCAGGCTGTCAGTCGCATAGTACTTGTACACAACCCGAGACTTGCACATGCGATTCGGGATATGAAAGACGACGCTGGGATGGCATATGTGAACCCATTTGCCAAGAGCGCTGTCCTGAACATGCGATTTGTACAGCCCCAGATTCTTGTAGCTGCGTAGAGGgttataaattaaatgaagacTTAAAAGAATGTGTGCCAGAATGCCAATACGGTTGCGGCTTGAATATGTACTGCCAATCGCCAAATCAATGTGCTTGTCGCACTGGCTACAAATTACATTCAAACTCCACAATTGAAGCAGATGAGACCACCGTAAGCAGCGGCGAGTGGTGTTTTCCTGTCTGCAATGTAGGCTGTCCCGCGAACAGTGAGTGCTTTGCGCCAGAGGAATGCCGTTGTTTGGAGGGTTACACTATGCCAACCGCTGACGAAGAGACTCAGATGAGTAGTAATGGCGAATGTGTGCCAGTGTGTGTGGATAAATGCCCACAACATGCTAGTTGCGTTAGTCCGAATGTGTGCGAATGCGCGTCGGGTTATGAATTGCTTCATCCGCCCCAACATCGTCAATACTGTCAAGCACAATGCACGCAGAATTGCGAACTGAATGGAAAATGTGTGGCGCCGGACGTATGTGAGTGCTTTCCCGGCTATGAGCATGTGAAGAGTACAAACGCCAGCTCAGATCCAAAACAGCTCTACTGTCAACCGGTTTGCTCCAACGGTTGCGCGCATGGCAATTGCGTGGGACCCGAAATGTGCATCTGTCAGACGGGCTACCTCATGGGCGCGCAAGGTGTGTGCGATCCCACTTGCACCAAGGGATGTCTGAATGGGCGCTGTGTGGATGTCGAAGTTTGCGCATGTAATGACGGCTATCAACTCTCCGCAGACGACTCTGGTAAATGCGAACCCATTTGCAGTAAGCCCTGCATCAATGCAGACTGCGTCGCGCCGGAGCTTTGTCTCTGTCGAGAGAAGTATAAACCTATGCCTGGTGAGGGCATTTCTAACATATGTGCACCCATGTGTTGGCCGGAATGTGTAAATGGTGTTTGCATTGCACCCGATCAGTGCAGCTGTAATGAGGGTTATGTGCAATCATCAAACACAACACAGCTGCACATCTGCTCGCCGTACTGCTCTGGCTGCAAAGGTGGCTATTGCGCAGCACCAGCGAAGTGCGTCTGTCCCGAGGGCGAGGAATTGTCAGTTATTGGAGACACAGCCGAATGTACGACAATCACAACGAGTGATATGACCACAGTTGCTGCAATGGACGATACTACAACAAGTACGGTTGAAACCACCACAGCAATATCTGCCACCACTGAAAGCTTTGTGTGGCTGAACGGCACTGAGGAAGTTGAGCTGTTGAGTGACACTACTATTGGGGACGAAATGGACGCTCTGTTGCAGCCAATCGACTTGGATAAGTGCACCGACACGTGTGATTGTTGGAAGGAAAGTTCTAGCGCTGATTGCTTTGAAATATGTGGGTCAAAGGAAAGTAATTGCCTGGAGCCACAGTTTTCTCGTTGCATAGAATTAGGCAAACGAATTGAATACAAAGGTTCTGTTGCACCGAAAATATATACCTGCGTATACTCTCCGAAAACTGACGGCGCTGCGCAATCATTTCGCAAGACTATTGATGGCTTGATATTCGCTGCGTTCATGTTGGCTGTGTTTATTTGAGCATCAAGGCATCGTCAGTGCCTTTTTAGTAGATCATTTATGTTTATAATGTTCCGGAAATATCTCTTATGTATATCCACCAGCTGAAAAATACAGCTGTGTTTAAGCTACTCGTAtgtgaattttatttacaaatatttattgtgcAATTATATTCTATGGTAAAAttacatttacaaaataaaaaacaacagcaataaaaatttacaagacaactttatttatatgagttatactatatattaaatgaGAGCAGTGGCAGATACCGAATTTCTTTTCCTTAGTATCGTAAATGATAAAGTAAAAccgagatggttttatttactagaaaaTATAAGATCCCGGTGGCACCGTCGCCGCTACTGGGAGACATCCGCCTGCCATCGACAAATACGGTGAAATATTTAGAGCTCATTCGGgaagaagctttcatggaagccgaatatcgaagagagagaaaaaaagccCTATAATGCCCTATAAtgctgtagaggagccattggcaaGAGGTGAAGCCTCTtaccgaaagtggtcctctggctctataaCACCATATTCGaccccattatgttctatggaatCATTTTGTGGTAGAGGGCTTTTGAAAAGAcaacacttgcaaagaaactcgagaacGTTCAACGGGCTGCGCTCATTAGCATGTGTGATGCACTAGGATCCACTcaaaccatggcacttaacgcaactttgaacatatgtaatgcTCGTGAACATCGCCGGATTGTTTATGGCCGCGACAGTGCCTACTAGACTCAGAAAATGAGGTTCTTAAAGGAACGCGTATCTGAACAGTCGGATCTCCTCACAAACTTTGACTGCATACCAGATCACATAGATCATgcagtcgccaaaccgaactctgacgGATATAGCGTCAACTCCAGTTTTACACTTCCTGATTATTGCAGTATCTTCCAAGCTGAGATTGCAGTCATCAAGGTAGACTATTCACTCAg
Coding sequences within it:
- the LOC126753761 gene encoding LOW QUALITY PROTEIN: uncharacterized protein LOC126753761 (The sequence of the model RefSeq protein was modified relative to this genomic sequence to represent the inferred CDS: inserted 2 bases in 2 codons; substituted 1 base at 1 genomic stop codon), translating into MHRLIINNFLYFLCKYVTRTERYCCAGYVMRNNQCVSACVPNCPANSRCTDVNKCTCDYGYTSTTSIPRDIVCEPKCTAGCQSHSTCTQPETCTCDSGYERRWDGICEPVCQEHCSEHAICTAPDTCSCVEGYKLNEDLKECVPECQYGCGLNMYCQSPNQCGCRTGYKLYSNATGEAXDVGCPANSECFAPEECRCLEGYTMLTADEETQMSSNSECVPVCVDKCPQHASCVSPNVCECASGYELLHPPQHRQYCQAQCTQNCDLNGKCVAPDVCECFPGYEHVKSTNASSDPKQLYCQPVCSNGCEHGDCVGPEMCICQPGXLMGAQGVCDPTCTKGCLNGRCVDVEVCACNDGYQLSADDSGKCEPICSKPCINADCVAPELCLCREKYKPIPSEGTSNICTPMCWPECVNGVCXAPDQCSCNEGYVQSSNTTQLHICSPYCSGCIGGYCAAPAKCVCPEGEELSVIGDTSECTTITTSNMATVAAMDDTTTSTVETTTAISATTESFVWLNGTEEVELLSDTTIGDEMDALLQPIDLDKCTDTCDCWKESSSADCFEICGSKESNCLEPQFSRCIELGKRIEYKGSVAPKIYTCVYSPKTDGAAQSLRKTIDGLIFAAFMLAVFKKELQSRMLLKMLISLSVLLTVIDLTTSQWCTKLRRDKVYYNEPREYIQTYLTSNWLGLTVQRTRYAQTWDYKYKYVTRTERYCCAGYVMRNNQCVSACVPNCPANSRCTDVNKCTCDYGYTSTTSIPRDIVCEPKCTAGCQSHSTCTQPETCTCDSGYERRRWDGICEPICQERCPEHAICTAPDSCSCVEGYKLNEDLKECVPECQYGCGLNMYCQSPNQCACRTGYKLHSNSTIEADETTVSSGEWCFPVCNVGCPANSECFAPEECRCLEGYTMPTADEETQMSSNGECVPVCVDKCPQHASCVSPNVCECASGYELLHPPQHRQYCQAQCTQNCELNGKCVAPDVCECFPGYEHVKSTNASSDPKQLYCQPVCSNGCAHGNCVGPEMCICQTGYLMGAQGVCDPTCTKGCLNGRCVDVEVCACNDGYQLSADDSGKCEPICSKPCINADCVAPELCLCREKYKPMPGEGISNICAPMCWPECVNGVCIAPDQCSCNEGYVQSSNTTQLHICSPYCSGCKGGYCAAPAKCVCPEGEELSVIGDTAECTTITTSDMTTVAAMDDTTTSTVETTTAISATTESFVWLNGTEEVELLSDTTIGDEMDALLQPIDLDKCTDTCDCWKESSSADCFEICGSKESNCLEPQFSRCIELGKRIEYKGSVAPKIYTCVYSPKTDGAAQSFRKTIDGLIFAAFMLAVFI